The region CTCCACGGTCGCTGACGATGCTGTCGGGATATCCCTCCTCACGCCACACGTACTCGACGAAGGCTTTCACAAGGGTATCAACCTTTAGGTCCACCACAGGtataaacttcttcttcttgctaAGCCGATCAACAATCACTAAGACGTTGGTATATGTGCGGCCGTTATCGGTGCAAGGAGGCAGGTGCGTGATATAGTCCATGCTGATGCTACTCCAATATCGCTCAGGTATCGGGAGTGGATGTAGGAGCCCGTGTTTCCCATCGCGGTAAGATTTCGATCTCCGACAGGCCAAACAGTTCTTGACGTACTGTGCTACATCATTTATCATCTTCGGCCAGTAGTACCAGCGGTTTAACATGTCGTAGCTACCGTGTTTGCCGCTATGGCCACCGCAATAGGATCGGTGTACGCGTTCGATGATCCGGGTGCGCAGGGTGCCTGATTCGGGGATGTAGACCTTCTTCTTGACATAGAAGACTCCGTCGTGTATTGAGCAATCACCAAGCTCTAAGCGTATCCTGTTTGGACCGTGAATTAGGTGGTACGGGATGCGGCGCTGGCCATCAGCTTTGGCTTTGAGGATAACTTGAACGATGTCGTCATCCGGGTAAGCTTGTCGAACGGTCTGGAGGATATTGGCTTCGTCCAGCGACGTGTCCGGCTCCGTAAGCGGTGCAGCGGACGTGTCATCGACCTCCGCTGTGTCTCCGAGAGCGAAGAGGTATTCGTCGCTAAAGTCGTCCGTTTCACTGTCTTGGTACATCATCATGGCCAAGGAGACTGGGACGTCCGGAGCTCGTCACCGAGGGCGTTGGCCAGATATACAGCGTGTCGGGAGCCACCGTCGAAGTGGAAGCTAAAGGTGGCAACTCGACACTCAGGATCCACCTGGTCAGGCTTGAGGATCACTTGTACCTGGTGTTGACGTCGCTCATCCTCGGCGTTAGCTGGAAGATCGCCCGGTCGGCGAGTGAGTGCGTCGGGCTTAGTTCCTTGTTTACCAGGACGGTATTTGACTCTAAAATTGAACTCAGCTAGGAACTCAGCCCATCGAGCTTGCCGTCGGTTGAGGCGTTTGGTTGTCATGAACGTCTGGAGGGCCTGGTGGTCTGACAATACCAAGATGGGATCATCAGTACCTGACAGTTCAAACCTCCACTCCTCGAATGCTCGAACAATCGCGaggagctccttgtcatAGATCTCGTAGTTGCACTCGGCAGATGTCATCTTATGTGATAAGAACGCTACAGGTCGTAGAACACCTTTGTGCATCTgcgagaggatagctgcGGTAACGAAGTCCGACGCGTCAGTCTCGAGCCACGTTTCCAAATCTGGGTCAAAGTGGGACAGTACGCCCGCTGTTTTAAACGCAAGCTTTAGCTGTTCAAAGGCTTTCGCAGCTTGTCCATTAGCTTGGAGAGGGAAATGTCGTTGACTACCCTCCTTGGTGAGTTCCGTGAGTGGCTTAGCGATATATGAGAACCCTTTAATAAACCGGCGATAGAAGTTGCAGAAGCCGAGGAAAGACTGCATGTCCTTCACTGATCTCGGCAGTTGCCAATCGAGGACAGTGGAGACCTTCTCCGGATCCATTTCGATGCCGTCGGTGGTGAGGATCAAGCCTAAGTACTTGACTCGCTTGGTTTCGAACTTGCACTTCGTGGGATCCAACGATAGTCCTGCGCCTTGAATCTTGCGGAGAACCTTTAGGACATGCGAACGGTGGTCTTTCTCGTTGTCGCTATATATAAGTATGTCGTCTAGGTAGGCGGTACATATAACGTCCAAGTATTCGCGCAGCGTTTCGTTGATGAAGTTTTGGAACGTCCCTGGTGCATTGCACAGTCCAAAGGGCATGACCATATACTCATAGAGTCCGTACCGGGTGAGGAAGGCGGTTTTCTCTTCGTCACCTTCTTTAATCCGAACGGTGTTGAAAGCGGCTACAACATCGACGAGAGACATAATCTGAACTTTGGCCATGCGCGCTAGAGTTTCTTTGATGGCTGGTGGCGCATTTCGATTCTTCTTAGTGACGTTGTTGAGTGCTCGGTAGTCGACACATATGCGGAGACCTCCTCCAGGTTTCTTGACGATCAAGACAGGTGACGCAAACGGGGAGTTACTGGCCTTGATTAAGCCCTTTTGCAGCATGTCATCGATATACTTCTTAACAGCCTCAGTCTCGGTACGAGTGAGTCCGTAGACATGAGGCTTAGGGGCGTAGTGTCAGGAAGCAGGTCGATGGGTGGTCGACTCCTGGTCTTCGTTCGGGAGTTGATGAGCCAGATGAGGGTTGAACAGATCAGGTAGTTCGTCCAACACCCACTCAGGTACCAGCTGGCCAATCTGGTCTCTAGTCATGTAAGGTTGCTCCATCTTGTGCATGTACTTCTCAAAGTCAGTTTGCGAGACTGCGGCTACGCCGATGCCTTCTCGGTCTTCATCGGGGGGCTTCGCAAGCTTGGCCCAATGGCGGGGTTCCAACCATATGACCTGGTCAGGATGTTTGGCTGCGAGTGCGGTTGCAGCGGCAGCGGAGATGAGGTAGATATCAGCCATAGTCTCCTCAGTCGTCACCTTACCATCCTTGTTCGTCTTAGTAGTGGTGTCGCCTGTCTGGTAGTCTCCCTTGACTAGTTGTACGTGACTGTGACAAACTCCGTTTTCGTAAACCGTCTCTGGGAGTCCTTCGTGGAGGCAGTTAAGTTTGCACCCTGCCTTAGCGAAGGTGAGTGATCGCTGGTCGCCAAAGTGGAGGGCAGGCTGGTGATAGTCCATCCAATTCATGCCTAGGATAACGTCGTACTTGCCGATATTGGTGACGTAGCATAGGACGTTGTGCGTATGGCTTCCGTGTCGGACGGGCAGATCAACGGCCTGGGTAAGCTTGTCCACTTCTCCGCCGTTGGCTAGTGACAATCGAATGGGTTTGGCCACAGGCATAGTATCTAGGCGGTGTTGGTTAACCCATGACTGATTGACGAAGCATGCGCTGGCTCCCGTGTCGATAAGGGTAGAAATCGGTTGCCAACAATCAGGTCGCGTGAGAGCGGAGCCGGGAAACTCGAGTTGTCGGCTGAAGTCTTTAGAAGGCTTGCCTCCGATGGAGGCGGAGGACACGAAGTGGACCTCCGTCATAGTTGGCGTTTCGTCAGGGGCGAGCAGCAAGGCTGCAGCGATCTCGAAACGGCGATGCTGGTTTCGAACACGGCGCTGGTGTCTTTTTGCGTTACGCCAATTGAGCTCCCGCACGCGGCTCTGCGCGGGAGCCCCTAATTTAAATGCTCAAGTAGTTCCTCGTCGTTGACGTAGAAGCCATCGTCATCCACTAAGTCGTTGTCGTCCAGCGGCTCCTCAGTATCCTCGTCTCGCTCCTCTTCGTTGGAAGCGTCGAGAGCATTGATGTACAAAGAAGCCAGTGCGGGGATTTGGTGAGAAGGAGTGAAGGGCTTGCCGCGGCAGGGGGCAGTCTCGTGCCTCATCTGATGGTCATCCTTGCCACATTTGAAGCAGAGCTTCAAGTCAGCTAGACGCTTCTTGTCTTTCTCTGACCGCTCGAAGGCCATCTTCTTGTACGTATGCGTGCTGGCGGCGTTGTTGTGACCTGGAGTGTCGGGTGTCCGGAAGGTGACCAACTTTTGGGTACGGCTAGCACCAGCGGTCTTCGTAACGGGAGTTAATTTTCGGCCAGCGTCAATCTGTTGATGTCCCTGGTCGATGTGTTGCGCTCGCAGCAAGAAGGACTGGATGGTCTCATCCTTGTGAGATCCGGCAGTGGTCGCGATAGCTAACCCGGGTCGCATGAACT is a window of Pyrenophora tritici-repentis strain M4 chromosome 2, whole genome shotgun sequence DNA encoding:
- a CDS encoding Asp-protease-2 multi-domain protein is translated as MTEVHFVSSASIGGKPSKDFSRQLEFPGSALTRPDCWQPISTLIDTGASACFVNQSWVNQHRLDTMPVAKPIRLSLANGGEVDKLTQAVDLPVRHGSHTHNVLCYVTNIGKYDVILGMNWMDYHQPALHFGDQRSLTFAKAGCKLNCLHEGLPETVYENGVCHSHVQLVKGDYQTGDTTTKTNKDGKVTTEETMADIYLISAAAATALAAKHPDQVIWLEPRHWAKLAKPPDEDREGIGVAAVSQTDFEKYMHKMEQPYMTRDQIGQLPHVYGLTRTETEAVKKYIDDMLQKGLIKASNSPFASPVLIVKKPGGGLRICVDYRALNNVTKKNRNAPPAIKETLARMAKVQIMSLVDVVAAFNTVRIKEGDEEKTAFLTRYGLYEYMVMPFGLCNAPGTFQNFINETLREYLDVICTAYLDDILIYSDNEKDHRSHVLKVLRKIQGAGLSLDPTKCKFETKRVKYLGLILTTDGIEMDPEKVSTVLDWQLPRSVKDMQSFLGFCNFYRRFIKGFSYIAKPLTELTKEGSQRHFPLQANGQAAKAFEQLKLAFKTAGVLSHFDPDLETWLETDASDFVTAAILSQMHKGVLRPVAFLSHKMTSAECNYEIYDKELLAIVRAFEEWRFELSGTDDPILVLSDHQALQTFMTTKRLNRRQARWAEFLAEFNFRVKYRPGKQGTKPDALTRRPGDLPANAEDERRQHQVQVILKPDQVDPECRVATFSFHFDGGSRHAVYLANALVSLAMMMYQDSETDDFSDEYLFALGDTAEVDDTSAAPLTEPDTSLDEANILQTVRQAYPDDDIVQVILKAKADGQRRIPYHLIHGPNRIRLELGDCSIHDGVFYVKKKVYIPESGTLRTRIIERVHRSYCGGHSGKHGSYDMLNRWYYWPKMINDVAQYVKNCLACRRSKSYRDGKHGLLHPLPIPERYWSSISMDYITHLPPCTDNGRTYTNVLVIVDRLSKKKKFIPVVDLKVDTLVKAFVEYVWREEGYPDSIVSDRGAQFLSHFWTRLCQRLGTKPKLSTGYHPETDGQTENANAWLKQYLRSYINYEQDNWALFLPMAEFEANNAINASTGTTAFRLTKGYDPKSGLEPPKVNTGLTAPARRDQDNANKFAEKLDALRKALRLELQWSQAKQAEYANDARLPAPEFKVGDQVMLDARNFRTTRPSLSLDFKNRGPFTVTRVIDNMAYELLLPPEMGKLHNVFHPWLLHLHEEAPLPGQLRDSAPAEFADPDEEDGTSYEVEAVLDSRVNKRLKDPYSRSGLLQYLVRWTNYPAGTDNPSWEPYMNLVDSADIVQQYHESRPKAPGPHRKFATLAGKQDLLMITVIASSNNPKPPPGAPTIQQTEETIGPRSFRNTGNIADSNGNIIIIQTAANKAIPITRLGPKPKAWWNKELTKLRQDTSHYRRIFKEKLETTAIHDAYLEKRDFLRARNTYNKAIKDAKRKHWNEFLEKEDPQSIYKAMAYTKDNKVERIPPIQGETSFDKKCQAFRNTLFPPPPITEAPTFTNYQEKRWDWPALSTTELERACSSQVKSSTPGPDAITQDIITAAYKAQPQTMFRAFSLLFNYGYHPKCWKQATGAVLKKASKPDYSIPKAYRVITLLSCLGKINERITASRLSNLAEITELLHPTQIGHQKQKGQITSTIFLDVKGAFDHVSHNQFLRTLKKLGLPISLIAWTKSFFSNRSLRLSFDNKTQEFSEIIAGIPQGSPVSPIFFLIYTRDLFPGLQSFNLSYIDDLSLSTSSTSLKKNVKILEQQVRLLSHRGKNLAIMFDIAKTELIHFTAKKERKERSLQLPDNTIVEPKDTIKWLGIHIDNRLSFKEHIATRVSQATKAFHRLGRLANIERGLSPKAVRQLYLACVTVTG